Below is a genomic region from Cellulomonas sp. P24.
CTGCTCTTCGCGATCGCCGCGCTCGTCGAGGGGATCCGTGGCCTGCGATCGGCGTGGACGGCCGGGGTGCGTGGCGCTCTGGTCCCGATGCTCGTGATGGGCATCGCGGCCTCGTCGTTGCTGACCGTCGGCACCGCCGGGATGATCGCCCTCTGGCCCATCCAGATGGAACGTCAGACGTGCCTGCGTGACGCCCTGACCATCTCGTCGCAGGAGCAGTGCGAGAACGCGTATCAGGCCTCGCTCGACTCGCTCCGCTCCCGGCTCTCCGGAACCACGCCCTGAGCTGACCCGAACGCACGGCGGGCCGTCCGGACCACCGCGGCCCGGACGGACGCGTCGGCGGGAAGCATGACGAGCAGCGCGCCGAGCAGCACCTCCCCGGCGACCGCCGGTCCGACCGCCCACGCCTGGGCACCGACGTCGAGCATGCGCCCGGGGCCCACCGCACCGCCGGCGAGCACCACGAGGGCGGCCGCCCCGAGCCCGGCGGTCCCGGCGAGAACCGCTGCGGCCGTCAGGGCCTGCCACCACGGTCCGCCCGGACGTCGCCGGAGCGTCCACAACCCGCACACCGCCCCGACCGCCACGAGGACGACCGGCGCCCAGCGGAGCAGCCCACCGGCACCGTCCGGCTGCGGCAGGGCACCGAGCAGCGGGAGCGCCGGGAGCGGCCCGGCGACGACATGGCCCGGTGAGAACAGCGACCCTGCCCCGACGGCGAAGCCCGGACCCGCCAGCCAGGACAGGCCCCACACGACCAGGTTGGGCACGAGCACGGCCTCGGCGAGGCCGAGCACGACTCCCCCGACGGGATCCAGCCCGAGACCGGCGAGGAGGTCCGAGATCGTCGCGCGACCGCCCAGCACCCAGGCGACGACGAGAGCGCTCGAGGCGAGCACCAGCAGGGCGAGGGCCAGCACACCACCGGCCGCCCCGACCCGCACCGGGGCCGGGATTCGCACCCAGCCGACGCGGGTGACCTCGCGCAGGGACGGTGCGCCCGGCCGCGCCAGCAACCCGGCGCCGAGCCCGATCCCGCCGACGACCGCCGCACCCAGGAGGGTCAGCACGATCCCCTGCGCCGTCCGGTCCACGACCACGGCGACGACGACGGCGACGGTCACGTAGGCGCCGACCGCCCCGAGGAACCCCGACCGCGTCGCACGCCCGGAACGCCGCGCGGACGCGTAGCAGGAGAACAGCGCCAGACCGGTGATCCCGAGCGGGACGATCGTGACGGTCGCGCTGGAGGTGACGATCGGGACGCCGTGGGCGAGCAACCACAACGACGACGCGAGTGCGGCCGAGCCCTGCCACCCGACGTCGGCGTTCGTCGGGTCGGCCGAGGTGGCGACGTACGTGGCGAGCGCCGGGGCGACGACCACGAGCAACGAGAGCAGCGCCGCCTGGACCCCGGCGAGGACGCCGGCCGCCCACCGGGGCGCCCCGTCGATCGCGCTGCCGGTCCAGCCACCGGCGACCGAGCCCCGCAGCGACTCCCAGCCACCGTGGACCCGCGCGCCCATCGTCCCGACCAGCCCGGGCTCGGCCTTCCGGGACGACGGCGCCCCGGTGCGGGTCGGGCGACGGGTCGGGAGGCGGAGCGAGGGGGACTTCACGCCTCCATGGTCACCCGGGCAGGGACGAGAGGCGGCGAAGGGGGCCGCCACGCCGGTGCGTGTCGGCCCCCTCGCATCCGAGTTGTCGGGCGTGCTCAGGCGAGCAGGGCCCGCATGAGCTCGGCGGTCTCGCTCGGCGTCTTGCCGACGCGCACGCCGGCGGCCTCGAGGGCCTCCTTCTTCGCCTGCGCCGTGCCGGACGAGCCGGAGACGATCGCACCGGCGTGCCCCATGGTCTTGCCCTCGGGGGCGGTGAAGCCCGCGACGTACCCGACGACGGGCTTGGTGACGTGCTCGGCGATGAACGCCGCGGCACGCTCCTCGGCGTCCCCGCCGATCTCGCCGATCATGACGATCGCGACGGTCTCCGGGTCGGCCTCGAACGCGGCGAGGGCGTCGATGTGCGTGGTCCCGATGATCGGGTCTCCGCCGATGCCGATCGCCGTCGAGAACCCGATGTCACGGAGCTCGAACATCATCTGGTAGGTCAGCGTGCCGGACTTCGACACGAGACCGATCGGGCCGGGGCCGGTGATGTCCGCCGGGATGATCCCGACGTTCGACTTTCCGGGGCTGATCAGGCCGGGGCAGTTGGGGCCGATCAGCCGCACGCCCTTGGCCTGGGCGTAGGCGAAGAACTCGGCCGTGTCGGCGACCGGGATGCCCTCGGTGATGATGACCACGAGCGGCACACCGGCGTCCGCCGCCTCGATCACGGCGGCCTTGGTGTGGGCCGGCGGCACGAAGATCACCGAGACGTCCGCACCGGTCGCGGCGACCGCGTCGGCCACCGTGCCGAACACGGGGACCGCGACGGTGCTGTCGCCGACGGTGAAGTCGACCGATGTGCCGGCCTTGCGCGGGTTGACGCCGCCGACGACCGTCGTGCCCGAGGCGAGCATGCGGGCCGTGTGCTTCTGGCCCTCGGAGCCGGTCATGCCCTGGACGATGACCTTGGAGGACTCAGTCAGGAAGATTGCCATCTGTCAGTTCTCTCGTCTCTGCGTCAGCGGTCTCAGGCGGCGTCGCGGCGGGCGGCGGCGAGGGCGGCGGCCGCGTTGGCGCCACCGTCCATGGTGTCGGCGAGGGTCACGAGCGGGTGCGCCGCCGCCGAGAGGATCGCGCGGCCCTCGGCCACGTTGTTGCCGTCGAGGCGGACGACGAGCGGCTTCGTCGCGTGGTCACCGAGGATCTCGAGAGCGGCCACGATGCCGTTGGCGACGGCGTCGCACGCGGTGATCCCGCCGAAGACGTTGACGAACACCGCCTTGACCTGCGGGTCCGAGAGGATGATGTCGAGGCCGTTCGCCATGACCTCGGCCGAGGCGCCGCCACCGATGTCGAGGAAGTTCGCGGGCCGGACCCCGTCGTGGGACTCGCCGGCGTAGGCGACGACGTCGAGGGTGCTCATGACGAGCCCGGCGCCGTTGCCGATGATGCCGACCTCGCCGTCGAGCTTGACGTAGTTGAGGCCCTTCTCCTTGGCCCGGGCCTCGAGCGGGTCGGCCGCGGCGACGTCCTCGAGCTCGGCGTGGTCGGCGTGCCGGAAGCTCGCGTTCTCGTCGAGGGTGACCTTGCCGTCGAGGGC
It encodes:
- a CDS encoding DUF6350 family protein; the encoded protein is MKSPSLRLPTRRPTRTGAPSSRKAEPGLVGTMGARVHGGWESLRGSVAGGWTGSAIDGAPRWAAGVLAGVQAALLSLLVVVAPALATYVATSADPTNADVGWQGSAALASSLWLLAHGVPIVTSSATVTIVPLGITGLALFSCYASARRSGRATRSGFLGAVGAYVTVAVVVAVVVDRTAQGIVLTLLGAAVVGGIGLGAGLLARPGAPSLREVTRVGWVRIPAPVRVGAAGGVLALALLVLASSALVVAWVLGGRATISDLLAGLGLDPVGGVVLGLAEAVLVPNLVVWGLSWLAGPGFAVGAGSLFSPGHVVAGPLPALPLLGALPQPDGAGGLLRWAPVVLVAVGAVCGLWTLRRRPGGPWWQALTAAAVLAGTAGLGAAALVVLAGGAVGPGRMLDVGAQAWAVGPAVAGEVLLGALLVMLPADASVRAAVVRTARRAFGSAQGVVPESRERSESSEA
- the sucD gene encoding succinate--CoA ligase subunit alpha codes for the protein MAIFLTESSKVIVQGMTGSEGQKHTARMLASGTTVVGGVNPRKAGTSVDFTVGDSTVAVPVFGTVADAVAATGADVSVIFVPPAHTKAAVIEAADAGVPLVVIITEGIPVADTAEFFAYAQAKGVRLIGPNCPGLISPGKSNVGIIPADITGPGPIGLVSKSGTLTYQMMFELRDIGFSTAIGIGGDPIIGTTHIDALAAFEADPETVAIVMIGEIGGDAEERAAAFIAEHVTKPVVGYVAGFTAPEGKTMGHAGAIVSGSSGTAQAKKEALEAAGVRVGKTPSETAELMRALLA